The Cellulomonas shaoxiangyii sequence GTGCGGGCCGGGTGGCTGCGCGCGGTGCTCGACGGGCACGCGACCGTCGCACGGGGGCTCGCTCTCACGGTGCCGGTGCTGACCGCGCTGTCGGCGCGCACGCTCATCAGCCCGCGCTGGAGCGAGGAGATGCGCTCCGCCGACATCGTCCTCGACACCGAGGCGATCGCGCGGCGGACGATCCACCTGGGGCCGGTGAGCACGCTCGTGCGCATCCCCGGCGGCATGCACGACCTCACGCTGTCCGCCCGGCCCGCGCGTGAGCGCTTCTACGCCGAGACGACGCGGTGGCTCGCCGCGTACGGGTGGGGCTGACCCGCCAGCCTCAGAGCGCCCCCGTGGCCTCCGCCAGCGTCGGGCCGCCGTCCCCGAGCCGCCACGCGCGCCAGCCGTCCGCCACCTCGACGCCGGCCACGCGGGTCGCCGCGTCGTCGGGGTCCGTGACGACGTCGCCGTCGGGGAGCTCGATGCGCCCGTCCGGCAGCAGCATCGCGGTGAACCGCTGACCGCGGCGCTCGCGCGTCCACACCAGGGTGGTGACCGCGCGCCGGCGCCTGGCCAGCATCGCGAGCCCGGGGTGGGGCCAGCCCTCGTCCGCGCGCGCGGGGCGCGACGGTGCCGGAGCCGCCGGCGGTGAGCCGGGAGGGGCGGCGGCGGTGGGGGTGGCGCCCGTGGGAGCGGCGCCCGTGGGGGTGCCGGTGGGCGTGGCGCCGGTGTGCGTGGCGCCGGTGGGGTCGTCGTCCTCCGTATCGGCGGCGGCGGCGTCCGTGCCCGCCGGCGCGGCGGCGCGCAGACCGGCGACGGGGGTGAGCGTCGGCGGGCCGGCGCGCCGCGCGGACGGGGGCGCGTCCGCGGGGTCGCGCGGCCAGTCCGGCGTGTCGCGGCGGCCGTGGCGCGGCCCGTCGCCCCCGCGGGGCTCGGCCGTGGGCCCGGCGGTGCGGAAGGGCAACGGCGTCGGCTCGGTGACCGTGCCGCGCCGGCCGATCGGGGTGGGCGCGGGCGGCTCCGGCTGCTGCGGCGGCGGCGTCACGGCGCGCAGCTCGCCCGTGGGCGGGGCCTTGCGCGCGGGGGCGCCGGTGCCGCGCTGCTCGTCGTACGCCATGGCCGTCGCGAACGCCTCGCTCGACCGCACGAGCCGCAGCGCCGTGGGCTCGACCGACCGGCGTGCGCCCTCGTGCAGCGCGAGCGGTGACACGTCGAGCAGGCGCCGCTCGTCACCGCGCACGACCCCCACCTGGAGGACCTCGACCTGGCGTGCGGGCCCGCGCAGGAACGCGAGCGTGTCGGCGGCCTCGGCGGCGACCTCGGAGCACAGCAGCAGGAGGCGGACGCCGTCGCGCCGGCTCGTCTGCGCGCCGACGGGCACGTGCTCCCGGAACGCGGCGAAGTCGGCCCCGAAGCGGCCCGGGTCGACGTGGTAGGCGCGGGCGAGGTCGGACGTCGTCAGGCGTGCGGCCGCACCGCCGCGGCGCAGCGCGGCCACGATCGCGTCGTCGTCCAGCACCTGCGCGACCTCGACGACCACCGGCCGACCGGCCGCGTCGAGCGCGAGCAGCTCCGGCAGGTCGCCGCGCTCGGCGGCCGCGGCGCGCGTGCGGACCACGAACAGGGGCTCCCCGGCGATGGCCGCGAGGTGGTGGGTGACGAGCGCGCCGACCTCCTGGGCGAACGACCCGGCGAGCGGCTGCATCGGCTGGACGAGGCGGGGGCGTCCGTCGTCGAGCTCGAAGATCGGCATGTCGCGTCCGGGCCCTTCCTGGGCACGCGCCCGCCGAGGAGCCGTGCACCGTCACCGCCGGCGACGCGTCCGCCTCGCGCGCCTCGCGGGCCTCCACTGTCCCACGACCCGGCGGGCTTCGTCAGCCCGTCGAAGGGGTGGTCATGGTCGTGCGCGCCGCGTCCTCAGTCGTCGGCGAGCAGCGCCTCGACCCGGTCGACCTTGCCCTGCAGCTCGCCCGTGCGCCCCGGCCGGATGTCGGCCTTGAGCACCAGGCTCACGCGGTCGCCGTGCCGCCCGACGGCCTCGGTGGCGCGCCGCACGACGTCCATCACCTCGTCCCACTCCCCCTCGAGGGTGGTGAACATCGCGTCGGTGCGGTGCGGCAGCCCCGAGGCCCGGACGACGCGCAGCGCGTCGGCGACGGCCTCGGACACGGACTCGCCCGCACCGAGCGGGGCGACGGAGAAGGCGACGAGCATGCCCCCACCCTGACGCGCGTGCCGCGTCCCGTCCACCGCCGGTGGGTGGGTGCGTCAGGCGTCGTGCGTGCGGCCCAGGCCGGCGCGGCGCAGCACGACGCCGACCGCGACGCCGACGACCGCGAGCGCGACCGCCGTGGCGGCGGACGTCACCGCGACGCCGTGCGTGAACGCGGCCTCCGCCGCGGCGCGGACCTGGGTGCCGAGCGCACCCGGCAGGCCGTCCGCGACCACCATGGCGCCGCCGAGCGTCTGGCGGGCGGCGTGGGCCGCACCCGGCTCGACGGCGGCGGGCAGCACGAGGTCCGCGCGGTAGACGGCCGACAGCACCGACCCCAGCACGGCCACGCCGAGCGACGCGCCGAGCTCGTACGACGTCTCCGAGATCCCGGACGCCGCGCCGGCGCGCTCGGGCGGGACGGAGGCCAGGATGGCGTCGTTCGTCAGGGTCTCGGCCAGGCCGACCCCGGCGCCGACCAGGCAGAACACGGCGACGATGCCGGCCGTGCCCACGTCCCGCGCGACGACGACCGCGACCGCGTAGCCCGCCACCGCGAGCAGCATGCCCGCCGGCACGAGCGCCCAGCGCGGCACGGCGCGCGCGAGGCGGACCGCGAGGATCCCCGACACGATGGAGGCGACGGCGCCCGGCAGGAGCGCCGTGCCGGCCTCGCGCGGCGAGAGCCCGACGACGAGCTGCAGCACCTGCGAGACCACGAGCACCAGGCCGGCGAGCGCGAACGACGCCATGAAGTTCGCCGCCACGGAGGCCGAGAACACCGGCCGCCGGAACAGCCCCACGTCGAGCAGCGGCTCGGCCAGGCGGGTCTGCCGGCGGACGAACACCGTGACGAGGGCGGCGCCGAGCGCGAGCGCACCCAGGCCGAGCGCGCCGACGCCGTGCCCGGCGGTGGTCTTGATGCCGTAGACGAGCGGCAGCATGCCGACGGTGGCGAGGACGACGCTGGGCACGTCGAGCCGGGCCGCGGACGGGTTGCGCGACTCGGGCAGCAGCAGGCGCCCGGCGACGAGGAGGACGAGCAGCACGGGGACGTTGAGCAGGAAGATCGAGCCCCACCAGTAGTGCTCGAGCAGCCAGCCGCCGACGACGGGCCCGAGCACCGACCCGCCGGCGAACCCGGACGCCCAGACGGCGATCGCGAGGCGCCGCTGGGCGTCGTCGAGGAAGACGTTGCGCAGCAGCGACAGCGTCGAGGGCATCAACGTCGCGCCGAACACACCGAGCAGCGCGCGGGCCGCGACGAGCTGCCCGGCGTCCGTCGCGAAGGCGGCGAGCAGGCTGACGAGGCCGAACCCGGCCGCGCCGATCAGCAGCAGGCGCCGGCGGCCCACGCGGTCGCCCAGCGTGCCCATCGTGACCAGGAGGCCCGCGAGCATGAGCGGGTAGACGTCCACGATCCAGAGCAGCTGGTCGGCGGACGGCGCGAGCGCGACGGAGATCTGCGGCAGCGCGAACGAGAGCACCGTGGTGTCGACCGACACCAGGAGGACGGGGAGCATCAGGACGGCCAGCGAGAGCCACTCGCGGGCGCCGGCGCGGGCCGGGGCCGCCACGGGGGCGGCGGACGTGGGGGTGTGCGTGGGCACGGTGGTTCCTGTCGTGGTCTCCCGCATGACCGGGCGGGGCCCGGGGGACGGGCACGCGGCGCGGGTCCCTGCCCCGCGACGGGCGTGGCGCTCGGCCACGCGGCTATACCGTCCAGCCGGTACAGTAGCACCGTGCCGCCGGCCCGCAGTGGTGACGTCGCCCACGACTACGCTCCCCGCATGCCCTCGACGCGCGACCGCATCCTCGACGCGCTCCAGGACGTGCTGCTGGAGGAGGGGCCCGCCGGCGCCACGCTCGACGTCGTCGCCCACCGCGGCGGGGTCTCCAAGGGTGGGCTGCTCTACCACTTCCGCTCCAAGGACGACCTGTTCGAGGGCCTGCTCGGGCGCCTCGACGCGGGCGCCGCCGCGGCCGAGGCGGCCACGCCGGGCGACCCGGGCGGCGCGGCCCGCTGGTTCCTCGACGGCTCGCAGTCCGCCGACGGCCCCGAGGAGCGCACGATGCTCGCGGCCCTGCGGCTGCTCGGCACCTACCCGCCGGCGCGGGCGCGCATGGCGTCCTACCTCGACGGCTGGGCGGCCGGCCTGCACCGCGCGGTCGACGACCCCGTGCTGTCCCGCCTCGTGCAGCTCGTCGGCGACGGCCTGTTCCTGCACGCGCTGCTCGGCGCGGGCGACCCCGACCTCGACGGGCAGGTCGTCGCGGACGTCCTGCGACGCGTGGGCGGCACGCGCCGCTGACCGGCCGCCGCCGGCCCCGGCCGCCGGGCAGCCGGCGGGCGGGTCGCCGGTGGCGGGTCAGCCGGCGGGCGTGCGCTCCGGCAGGTGCGCGGCCAGCAGCTCGGCCAGGTGCACGCCCTGCACGCCCGCGAGCTGGTCGGCCTGCGTGCGGCACGAGTAGCCGTCGGCGAGGAGGACGTCGCCCGGGGCGGCGTCCCGCAGCGCCGGCAGCAGCGACGCCTCGGCCACCGCGACCGACACGTCGTAGTGGCCCTTCTCCATGCCGAAGTTGCCGGCGAGTCCGCAGCACCCCGCGAGCGCGGAGAACTGCGCACCCGCCTCCGTGAGCAGGCGCCGGTCCGCCGTGTACGTCATGACGGAGTGGTGGTGGCAGTGCGGCTGGACGACGGCGGTGACGTCGGAGAGGTCCGGCACGGACCACCGCTCGCCCGGGCCCACGGGGGCCGGGGCCGTGAGCAGCTCGGCGAGCGTGCGGGTCTCGCGCGCGACCGCGACGGCCCGGGGGTCGTCCGGGAGCAGGTCGAGCAGGTCGCTGCGCAGCACGGCGGTGCACGACGGCTCGAGGCCGACGATCGGCACGCCGTTGACCGCGAACGGGCCGAGCACCTCGAGCAGGTGCGACAGGCGCTTGCGGGCGCCGTCGAGCTGCCCCGTGCTGATCCACGTGAGGCCGCAGCACGCGTCGTGGTCCGGCACGAGCACGTCGTAGCCGGCGTCGCGCAGCACGCGGACGGCGGCGTGCGGCACGGACGGGGACAGGGTGTCGCTGAACGAGTCGGTCCACAGCACGACGGGCGGTCGGCGGCCGCCCGCGGCGGCGCCCTCCGGCACGGTCGGCAGGCCGTCCGCGGCGGCGCCGCCCACGACGCGCACCTCACCGGACCGCGCGCCCGCCGTGCGCGACCAGGCCCGGAACGGCACGGGCGCGAAGCGGACCATCTTCCGCCGGGTGTCCATGCCGCCCGCGGCGAGGACGGCCCTCGCGAGCGGGCGCACGCGCAGCACCGCGTTCGCGAGCGACGCGAGCCCCGGCAGCCCCGTGATCAGGCGCGACCAGCGCGGCAGCCAGCCGAGCGCGTAGTGGTTCACCGGGCGGACCCTGCCGCGGTACGTGCGGTGCAGCACCTCGGCCTTGTACTGCGCCATGTCGACGCCCGCCGGGCAGTCGGAGGAGCACGCCTTGCAGCTCAGGCACAGGTCGAGCACGTCGTGCACCTCGGGCGACGACCAGCCCTTCGTCACGAGCGTGCCGTTCGCCATCTCCTGCAGCACGCGCGCGCGGCCGCGCGTCGAGTCCTTCTCGTCCTTCGTCGCCAGGTACGAGGGGCACATGAAGCCGCCGGTGGCGCGCGTGTCGGCCCGGCACTTGCCGACGCCCACGCAGCGGTGGACGGCGGTCGTCATGTCGCCGCCGTCGTGCGCGAACGCGAACCCGCCGGACCCGGCGAGCAGCGGGCGGGCCGCGGGCCGGCGCAGGTCCGCGTCGAGCGGGTTCGGCCGCACGAGGACGCCCGGGTTGAGCAGGTCGCGCGGGTCGAACAGGTCCTTGACGGCGCCGAACAGGTCGATCGCGCGCTGCGAGTACATGACGGGCAGCAGCTCGGAGCGTGCGCGCCCGTCGCCGTGCTCACCGGACAGCGAGCCGCCGTGCGCGGCCACCAGGTGGGCGGCGTCCGTCATGAACGCCCGCAGCGGACGCCCGGACTCCGCCATCGGCAGGTCGATGCGCAGGTGCACGCACCCGTCGCCGAAGTGCCCGTACGCGAGCCCGTCCACGCGGTGCTCGGCCATGAGCGCCTCGAGCTCGCGCAGGTACGCGCCGAGCCGCTCGGGCGGCACGGCCGAGTCCTCGAAGCCGGGCCAGGCCTGCTCCCCCGCCGGCGTGCGCCCCCCGAGCCCGGCGCCGTCCTCACGGATGCGCCACATCGCCGCGGCCTGCGGCCCGGGCGGGAAGACCGCGACGGCGTCCGTGCCGGCGTCGGCCGCGAGCGCACGGGCCGACGCGAGCGCCTCGTCGAGCGTCGCGCCGCCGACCTCGACCATCATCCAGCCGGCACCGGGCGGCAGGTCGGGCACCGCGGCGGCGCCCTTGACGCGGCGCACCACGTCGACGAGCCGGGCGTCCATGCCCTCCACGGCGAGCGGGCGGTGCGCGAGCAGCGCGGGCACGGCGTCGGCCGCGGACGGCATGTCGGGGTAGCCCAGCACGACGAGCACGGGCGCCGACGGCACCGGCACCAGGCGCACCGTCGCGCCGAGCAGCGTGACGAGCGTGCCCTCGGTCCCGACGAGCGCCTTCGCGAGGTCGGTGCCGTTCTCCGGCAGCAGGTGCTCGAGGGAGTAGCCGGAGACCTGACGCGTGAACCGGCCGAGCTCGGTACGGATCACCTCGAGCCCGCCGCGCACCACCGCGTCGAGCCCGGGGACGGCCGCGAGCGCACCCGCACCGGCGCGCGCGGTGAAGCGGCGCCCCGTCCCGTCGACCACGTCGAGGTCCACCACGTTGTCCGCGGTGCGCCCGAACGCGACCGCCCGCGGCCCGCACGCGTTGTTCCCGATCATCCCGCCGAGCGTCGCGCGTGCCTGCGTCGACGGGTCGGGGCCGAACCGCAGCCCGTGCGGCGCCGCCGCGGCCTGCAGGTGCGACATGACGACACCCGGCTCGACCCGTGCCGTGCGCGCCTCGGGATCGATGTCGAGCACGCGGTTCACGTGCCGGGAGAAGTCGAGCACGATCCCCGGTCCGACCGCGTTGCCGGCCACGGACGTCCCGCCGCCGCGCGAGGTCAGCGGCGTGCCGGTCTCGCGCGCGACGTGCAGCGCCGCGAGCACGTCGTCGGTGTCGCGCGGGAACACCACGACGCGCGGGACCACGCGGTAGTTCGAGGCGTCGGTGGAGTACTCGGCGCGCCGGCGCGTGGTGTCGTCGACGGACCCGCGGACGACACCGCGCAGCGCGTGCACCACGTCCCGGACGTCCGCACCGGGCTTCTCGGTCGTCACAGCCACGCTCGGCAGTGTCGCACCCCGCACCCGGGACCCGCGTCGGCGTCCGTCGCGCACGCGGCCCCGGGGGCGGGGTGCGGCGCCGTCAGGACTCGAGCTGCGCGTCGAGCGTGATGGTGGTGCCGGTGAGCGCCTTGCTCACGGGGCACGTCGCCTTCGCGGCGTCGGCGGCCTCGCGGAACCCGTCCGCGTCGACGCCCGGCACCTCGCCCCGCACGGTCAGCACGATGCCCGAGATGCGGAAGCCGCCGGCCGGGTCCGGCGACAGCGTGACGTCGGCCGTCACGTCGAGGGACTCGGGCGCGTGGCCCTTCTCGCCGAGCAGCGCGGACAGCTGCATCGCGAAGCACGACGAGTGCGCGGCGGCGATCAGCTCCTCCGGGCTGGTCGTGCCGCCGGCCTCCTCGGCCGCCCGCTTGGGGAAGGACACGTGGTAGGTGCCGACGCCGGAGCTCGTGAGCTCGACCTGGCCGCTGCCCTCCTGCAGGGAGCCGTTCCAGGCGGTGCGTGCGGTGCGCGTGGGCATGTGCACTCCTCGGTTTTCGTGCGGGGGTGGGGCCGGGCGCCGCCGGGCGGGCCCGTGCCGGGGAGCGCGCGGCGCACGCCCCGTCGTCCAACCTAGGAGCCGGACGCGGGTCCGCGCGAGGCGTCAGCGCGCGCGCTCGAGGTGCGCGGACACCACGTGCGTGGGGGCGCCCGCCTCGCGCAGGGCCCACGCCGCGCGCGCGTGCAGGGCCCGGCGGTCACCCGCGTCGAGACCCGCGTAGAGGGAGGACCGCACGAGGTCGTGGCGGAAGACCAGGCGGTCGCCGCGCGCGTGCACGACGCCCGCGGCCAGGCCGTGGCGCAGCGTCCGCCAGCACTCGGTGACGGAGTCGCCGGCGAGCGCGGCGAGGTCGCCCACGACGAACGACGTGCCGAGCACGGAGGCCTGCCCGAGCAGCGCGAGCACGCCCGTGCCCAGGTGCGCGACGTGGGCCCGGCCGACCCGGTCCAGGTCGTCGAGCCAGCCCGTGCCCACGGCCTCGACGACGCCGTCCCGCTGCTCCAGCACGCCGCACGCCTGCGCGGTGCGGACGACGTCGACGACCAGCCGCGGGTTGCCGCCCGTGGTCGCGAGCACGCCGCGCAGCCGCGGGCCGACCTTGGCGTGCAGCAGCGACTGGGCGAGCTCGACGGTCGCGGCCGGGCCGAGCGGCCGCAGCTCCAGGTAGCGCGCGCCCGCCCGGGTCCAGGCGGCGACGAGCTCGGCGAGCTCGGCGCGGTGGGGAACGGCGCGCGTCGTCATCACCGTCAGCGCGTGCGGGAGCGTTCCCTCACCGGCCAGGCCGGCCAGCAGGCGCAGGGAGCACGCGTCCGCCAGGTGCAGGTCCTCGAGCACGAGCACCCAGGGGCCGTGGTCGCCGTGCCGGCGGACGAGCGCCGCGAACAGCTCGTCGGCGCGGGCGTACCGCTTCGGCGCGTCGGCCCGGTCGTCGGGCAGGACGTCGAGCAGGTCGGCGAGCTCGGTGACGACCGGCCCGCGCGCCTCGCCCCCGCGTGCGCTGCGACCGCCCACCGGCCCCAGGAGGGCGTCCGTGAGCAGCGCGTACGGCGGGGCCGCGGGCCCGACCGCGCGTCCCGTGCGGACCTCGATGCCGAGCAGGTCGGCCGTGCCCTGCAGGGCCTCGACGAGTCGCGTGCGCCCGACACCGGGCTCGCCCTCGAGCACGACGGTGACGCCCTCGCCGGCCGTCGCGCCCGACAGCAGCGCGTCCAGGTCGTCGAGCTCGCCCGCGCGTCCGACCAGCGGCTCGTCCCGGGCGGACGGGGAGGGCGCGGTCATACCGCCGATCGTAGGACCCGGGCGGCACGACCTCCCTGCCCGGGCGGGAGCCCGGCGGGGCTGTGGGCGGACGTGCTCAGCCCACGTACTCCCAGTGCCACGGCTCAGGCTTGCTGCCGCCGGCGCGGGCCCACTCGGGCAGCACCCAGTCGTGGGCGGGGGCGTTCTCCCGCATCCAGACGTGCTCGGCCGTGCCGAAGGACTGCACGGCGCCGCCGAGGTCGACCGCCACACCCATGCCGTGGTTCGACGTGCCCGGGCGCGCGCACAGCGAGCCCTTGTTCGCGCGGCACGCGACCTGCTGGGCGTAGGGCCGGTAGGAGTCGGAGACCTGCAGGTGCTTGCCGAACCGCGCGGCGAAGTCTGCGTCCAGGGCCTCCAGCGCCTCCGCGGCGTCGCACCGCAGCCGGACCGACGGGGAGAAGGACACCCCGCACAGCGCCGAGTCGGGCACCTGACCGTTCTCGAAGCCCTGCAGCGAGGACTTCCACGCCGCGCGCTGGGCCGCCTCCTCGGCGGCGACGCGGGCGGCCTCGTCGGCGGCGGCCTGCGCCGCGGCCTCCGCGGCGGCCGTCTCGGCCCGCTTCTGCTCGGCCGACGCCTTGGCGGCGTCGGAGGCGCGGGCGACGCGCTCGAGCGCGTCGCGCAGCGGCTCGGTCGCGGGGTCGCCCGCGTGCGGGATCGTGGTGGTCTCGCCCGTGTCGCCCTCCGCCGCCGGCGCGGCGGCGTCGCCGGCCGCCTCGGCCGGGTCGGCGGGGACGGCCGTCGGGTCGGAGGACCCCGCGGGCGCCGACGCGGAGTCGTCCGCCTCCCCGGTCGGTGCGGACTTCGCGGGCGCGTCCGCGTCCTGCTCGGAGTCGTCCCCGCGGGGGGCCGAACGTGAGACGGGGGCGTCGCGGTCGACCGGCGGGTCGGTGGGCGTGAGCGGCGCGACGTCGACCTGCGTGATGGCGTCCTGCAGCTCCGCCGTGGCGGCGTCGAGCTCCGCGATCACCTCGGGGGCGACGGCGACCTGCTCGGCGTCGGCGCGCACGGCGGACGCCTCCTCGATGGCGCCCGACGCGACGTCGACGGCCTCGGCACGCAGCTGCTCGGTGCGGGCGAGCGCGGCGCGGTCCTCGGCGTGGCGGGCCAGGATCCCCTCGTCGCGACCGTCGGCGAGCACCGCCGAGGGCGGCTCCTCCGCGGTGGCGGTCACGACGACGGCACCGGTGCTGAGCACGAGGCCCACGGCGACCGCACCCTGCGCGACGCGTGCGGGCAGGGGCACGCCCCACCCGGCAGGTCGGCGGAGGGTGATGGGCTGACGGCGCGGGGCGGCATGCCTGCCGCCCGACCGACGCCGCGGGATCGGCAATCTGTCACTCACTCGTAACACGTTAAGTGAGTCGGACGCACGTCCATCCGACTTGAGCGAATACGGGTGCGAAGATTCCGTGCACATCCCGTTACGTCCACGCCACACGGCCGAGCATGTCGGAGCACTACGCTTTCACCCGTGCCCGATCTGGACGCGCAGCCAACTGCTCCCGGGACAGCGCCGACCGCGCCGACGCCCGTCGCAGCCGCGTCGACCCCGCACGCGGACGGCGGCGGCCTCGACGACCTGTACGACATCGCACGGCTCGCGCGCCGCCTCGACGTCGAGCACGCCACCATCCGCGTCTGGCTGTCCCGCAAGGTGCCGTGGCTGCCGCCCCCGGACGGCCGGCTCAACGGCGGCGCCGTGTGGCGCGCCACCACGCTCGAGGGCATCGAGGAGCGGCGCTTCCGCCGGCGGCCGGGCCGCAAGCCGCGGTTCCTCACCGCTCCGGCCGCGGCCGACGTCCCGCGCACCGGCCCGCTGACCGGGCAGATCCCGATCGTCGACCCGGCCGCGCGCACCGGTGCCGTCGCGGCGGTCGCCGCCGCCACCGGGCAGATCCCGGTCGTCCCGGTCACGGCCATGACCGGCGCCATCCCCACCGTCCCGATCGCCCCGCGGACGGGCCAGGTGCCCGTCGTGCGGCCGCGCGGCCGGCACGCGGCGCTCACCGGCCCCGTGCCGACCGTCGCACCGCGCGCCGTCGGCAGCACCGCCGGCATCCCGCCGACCGCCTGACGGCCCGCGGACGGGCGCCACGCGCCGGCGCCCCCCGTGCGGCGCGGTCGTACGCTGCCCGTATGGCGGGCCGGACGCCGGACGACCCCGACCCCGCGCGCGCCGCCGACGTGGCGGCAGCGATGCGCGCGCTCGACCGCGCCGCGTTCCTGCCGCCCGACCAGCGGCCGCACGCGCACGAGGACCGCCCGCTCCCGCTCGGGCACGGGTCGACGAGCTCGCAGCCGAGCACCGTCGCCGCGATGCTGCGCCTCCTGGCCGTGCCCGCGGGCGCGCGCGTGCTCGACGTCGGCGCGGGCTCCGGCTGGACGACGGCGCTGCTCGCGCGGCTCGTCGGGCCGGCGGGCGAGGTGCTCGGCGTCGAGCTGGAGCCGGCCGTCGCCGCGTGGGGGGCGGGCAACGTCGCGGCCGCGGGCATGCCGTGGGCGCGGCTGCGCCCCGCCGACCCGCACGTGCTCGGCGGCCCGCGACCCGGCGGCTGGGACCGCGTGCTCGTCTCCGCGGCCGCCGAGGCGCTGCCCCGTGCGCTCGTCGACCAGCTCGCCCCCGGAGGTGTCCTCGTGGTCCCGGTCGGGCGCACGATGCACCGCGTCGTGCGGCGGCCCGACGGCGGCGTGGACGTCACGACGCACGGCTCGTACGTGTTCGTCCCGTTGCGCTGACGGCGTGTCCGCCGGACGCGCCGACGAGGGCACCACCGGTTCAGGAGGGATCCCCGTGAACCCGACGGACCCGGACGGGTCACGGATTCC is a genomic window containing:
- a CDS encoding MTH1187 family thiamine-binding protein, which gives rise to MLVAFSVAPLGAGESVSEAVADALRVVRASGLPHRTDAMFTTLEGEWDEVMDVVRRATEAVGRHGDRVSLVLKADIRPGRTGELQGKVDRVEALLADD
- a CDS encoding AAA family ATPase, which produces MTAPSPSARDEPLVGRAGELDDLDALLSGATAGEGVTVVLEGEPGVGRTRLVEALQGTADLLGIEVRTGRAVGPAAPPYALLTDALLGPVGGRSARGGEARGPVVTELADLLDVLPDDRADAPKRYARADELFAALVRRHGDHGPWVLVLEDLHLADACSLRLLAGLAGEGTLPHALTVMTTRAVPHRAELAELVAAWTRAGARYLELRPLGPAATVELAQSLLHAKVGPRLRGVLATTGGNPRLVVDVVRTAQACGVLEQRDGVVEAVGTGWLDDLDRVGRAHVAHLGTGVLALLGQASVLGTSFVVGDLAALAGDSVTECWRTLRHGLAAGVVHARGDRLVFRHDLVRSSLYAGLDAGDRRALHARAAWALREAGAPTHVVSAHLERAR
- a CDS encoding FAD-binding and (Fe-S)-binding domain-containing protein, which produces MTTEKPGADVRDVVHALRGVVRGSVDDTTRRRAEYSTDASNYRVVPRVVVFPRDTDDVLAALHVARETGTPLTSRGGGTSVAGNAVGPGIVLDFSRHVNRVLDIDPEARTARVEPGVVMSHLQAAAAPHGLRFGPDPSTQARATLGGMIGNNACGPRAVAFGRTADNVVDLDVVDGTGRRFTARAGAGALAAVPGLDAVVRGGLEVIRTELGRFTRQVSGYSLEHLLPENGTDLAKALVGTEGTLVTLLGATVRLVPVPSAPVLVVLGYPDMPSAADAVPALLAHRPLAVEGMDARLVDVVRRVKGAAAVPDLPPGAGWMMVEVGGATLDEALASARALAADAGTDAVAVFPPGPQAAAMWRIREDGAGLGGRTPAGEQAWPGFEDSAVPPERLGAYLRELEALMAEHRVDGLAYGHFGDGCVHLRIDLPMAESGRPLRAFMTDAAHLVAAHGGSLSGEHGDGRARSELLPVMYSQRAIDLFGAVKDLFDPRDLLNPGVLVRPNPLDADLRRPAARPLLAGSGGFAFAHDGGDMTTAVHRCVGVGKCRADTRATGGFMCPSYLATKDEKDSTRGRARVLQEMANGTLVTKGWSSPEVHDVLDLCLSCKACSSDCPAGVDMAQYKAEVLHRTYRGRVRPVNHYALGWLPRWSRLITGLPGLASLANAVLRVRPLARAVLAAGGMDTRRKMVRFAPVPFRAWSRTAGARSGEVRVVGGAAADGLPTVPEGAAAGGRRPPVVLWTDSFSDTLSPSVPHAAVRVLRDAGYDVLVPDHDACCGLTWISTGQLDGARKRLSHLLEVLGPFAVNGVPIVGLEPSCTAVLRSDLLDLLPDDPRAVAVARETRTLAELLTAPAPVGPGERWSVPDLSDVTAVVQPHCHHHSVMTYTADRRLLTEAGAQFSALAGCCGLAGNFGMEKGHYDVSVAVAEASLLPALRDAAPGDVLLADGYSCRTQADQLAGVQGVHLAELLAAHLPERTPAG
- a CDS encoding M15 family metallopeptidase, with translation MPLPARVAQGAVAVGLVLSTGAVVVTATAEEPPSAVLADGRDEGILARHAEDRAALARTEQLRAEAVDVASGAIEEASAVRADAEQVAVAPEVIAELDAATAELQDAITQVDVAPLTPTDPPVDRDAPVSRSAPRGDDSEQDADAPAKSAPTGEADDSASAPAGSSDPTAVPADPAEAAGDAAAPAAEGDTGETTTIPHAGDPATEPLRDALERVARASDAAKASAEQKRAETAAAEAAAQAAADEAARVAAEEAAQRAAWKSSLQGFENGQVPDSALCGVSFSPSVRLRCDAAEALEALDADFAARFGKHLQVSDSYRPYAQQVACRANKGSLCARPGTSNHGMGVAVDLGGAVQSFGTAEHVWMRENAPAHDWVLPEWARAGGSKPEPWHWEYVG
- a CDS encoding OsmC family protein — translated: MPTRTARTAWNGSLQEGSGQVELTSSGVGTYHVSFPKRAAEEAGGTTSPEELIAAAHSSCFAMQLSALLGEKGHAPESLDVTADVTLSPDPAGGFRISGIVLTVRGEVPGVDADGFREAADAAKATCPVSKALTGTTITLDAQLES
- a CDS encoding MFS transporter — its product is MRETTTGTTVPTHTPTSAAPVAAPARAGAREWLSLAVLMLPVLLVSVDTTVLSFALPQISVALAPSADQLLWIVDVYPLMLAGLLVTMGTLGDRVGRRRLLLIGAAGFGLVSLLAAFATDAGQLVAARALLGVFGATLMPSTLSLLRNVFLDDAQRRLAIAVWASGFAGGSVLGPVVGGWLLEHYWWGSIFLLNVPVLLVLLVAGRLLLPESRNPSAARLDVPSVVLATVGMLPLVYGIKTTAGHGVGALGLGALALGAALVTVFVRRQTRLAEPLLDVGLFRRPVFSASVAANFMASFALAGLVLVVSQVLQLVVGLSPREAGTALLPGAVASIVSGILAVRLARAVPRWALVPAGMLLAVAGYAVAVVVARDVGTAGIVAVFCLVGAGVGLAETLTNDAILASVPPERAGAASGISETSYELGASLGVAVLGSVLSAVYRADLVLPAAVEPGAAHAARQTLGGAMVVADGLPGALGTQVRAAAEAAFTHGVAVTSAATAVALAVVGVAVGVVLRRAGLGRTHDA
- a CDS encoding protein-L-isoaspartate O-methyltransferase family protein; translated protein: MAGRTPDDPDPARAADVAAAMRALDRAAFLPPDQRPHAHEDRPLPLGHGSTSSQPSTVAAMLRLLAVPAGARVLDVGAGSGWTTALLARLVGPAGEVLGVELEPAVAAWGAGNVAAAGMPWARLRPADPHVLGGPRPGGWDRVLVSAAAEALPRALVDQLAPGGVLVVPVGRTMHRVVRRPDGGVDVTTHGSYVFVPLR
- a CDS encoding TetR/AcrR family transcriptional regulator, whose protein sequence is MPSTRDRILDALQDVLLEEGPAGATLDVVAHRGGVSKGGLLYHFRSKDDLFEGLLGRLDAGAAAAEAATPGDPGGAARWFLDGSQSADGPEERTMLAALRLLGTYPPARARMASYLDGWAAGLHRAVDDPVLSRLVQLVGDGLFLHALLGAGDPDLDGQVVADVLRRVGGTRR